In Terriglobales bacterium, the genomic window TTGGCCTCCCTAATTAACGCCAAATCGCGACTGGTGCTGTGTAGGTATCAGAAATTTGCAGAAATTTCATCGCGAGGCAACTCTGGAGCAGCAGCTTACACTCCAACTCTCACGTATCGCCTCTGTCGCTTCTGTTTTGGGGAGCTCAAAAAGCTCCCCACTTTTTTGCTCTATCACCCTTCCCCCAGTTGATGAGCGTGTAATAAACAGGAACGCCTGTCGCCGTCAGCAGGAGTCCAGCGAGCGAGGGTATTGGTCTGTTTACGAGCATATTCACCAGGAACCAAACGGTGATCACGACGAACAGCGCTGGCGTTACCGGATATCCCCACATCCGGTATGGACGCTCAAGTTGAGGCTGAGTGTGGCGCAGAATGATCACGCCAGCGACCATTAGTCCGTAGAACAGCCACATCGCGATCATCGCGTAATCGAGAAGGCTCTCGTATGAACCGGTAAGCAGAAGCACGAGCGCCCAGGCTGCTTGAGCCACGATGGCAAACGCCGGTGTCTGGTACCGCGGATGTACATCAGCAAACTTGCGGAAGAAGAGTCCGTCGCGAGCCTGGGCGAAGTACATTCGCGGACTGGTCATAAAACAGCCGTTTAAGGCAGCAATAATCGACAACAGAACAATTAGCGAGACAAACCGTCCGCCCAATGAGCCAAGTACGCGCTCCGCCAGCGACGCACCGACATAATCGCTGCTCGCAATTTCTGTTACCGGCAGCACGCGCAAATACGCCAAGTTCGCGAGGAGATAAAGCGCGATACATGCGAGCGTGCCCAGACTGAGGGCCCGCAGGATGTTGCGTCGAGGATTGCGAATTTCTCCGGCGACAAAACTGACCTGCACCCATCCATCAAAAGCAAGCAGACACGCGATCAACGCAGTGCCAAAGCCGCCAATCGAGAACCCGGAAGCAATCGGAGCAGAAGGAGCTTTAGTTCCGTGCCACAGGAAAGCGGCGCCGATAATGATTGCCAGGCCAACAACCTTCGCGAATGTAAACACGTTCTGGACGGCCGCGCCGAC contains:
- a CDS encoding amino acid permease, whose amino-acid sequence is MTASVSSPDDLPRRLGLIDSLSIVIGVVIGAGIFLVPNLVARELRSIPAILSVWIFGGIISFFGALACAELGTALPSTGGQYVFLREAYGPMVGFLCGWSMFVVARSAQVAWLAVTMMLYVSYFHPLSPLIAKLLGIAVIAIFTAINYRGVTVGAAVQNVFTFAKVVGLAIIIGAAFLWHGTKAPSAPIASGFSIGGFGTALIACLLAFDGWVQVSFVAGEIRNPRRNILRALSLGTLACIALYLLANLAYLRVLPVTEIASSDYVGASLAERVLGSLGGRFVSLIVLLSIIAALNGCFMTSPRMYFAQARDGLFFRKFADVHPRYQTPAFAIVAQAAWALVLLLTGSYESLLDYAMIAMWLFYGLMVAGVIILRHTQPQLERPYRMWGYPVTPALFVVITVWFLVNMLVNRPIPSLAGLLLTATGVPVYYTLINWGKGDRAKKWGAF